The following proteins are encoded in a genomic region of Phoenix dactylifera cultivar Barhee BC4 unplaced genomic scaffold, palm_55x_up_171113_PBpolish2nd_filt_p 000901F, whole genome shotgun sequence:
- the LOC108511931 gene encoding protein PELPK1-like: MASRSCLLLVLLVTLFSSDASFAARHLLDTSAPEAAPALPTLPPIPTLPKPTVPSLPTTQLPPLPSMPTLPKPSLPPMPTVPLPKLAAPPMPAGPMPSLPRPAIPTNVPVIPTIPTINALPPMPKTPLPTIPSIPTSIPPMPSVPTNMPSIPGLQLPPIPFLSPPSSP, from the coding sequence atggcTTCTCGCAGTTGCCTACTCCTAGTTTTGCTTGTGACATTATTTAGCAGTGATGCAAGCTTTGCGGCTCGCCATCTTTTAGACACTTCAGCTCCAGAGGCTGCACCGGCATTGCCGACTTTGCCTCCAATTCCTACACTGCCAAAACCAACGGTACCGTCGCTGCCGACCACCCAGCTGCCTCCGCTGCCATCCATGCCGACACTTCCGAAGCCATCGTTGCCACCGATGCCGACGGTGCCGCTGCCTAAGCTCGCGGCACCACCCATGCCGGCTGGCCCAATGCCTTCCCTTCCTCGGCCCGCAATTCCAACCAACGTGCCCGTTATCCCCACAATTCCCACCATTAATGCATTGCCTCCGATGCCTAAAACTCCATTGCCAACCATTCCTTCCATCCCTACAAGCATTCCTCCAATGCCATCCGTTCCCACGAACATGCCGTCGATCCCCGGCCTCCAGCTGCCACCCATCCCTTTCCTCTCCCCACCCTCTAGCCCGTGA